In a single window of the Zea mays cultivar B73 chromosome 5, Zm-B73-REFERENCE-NAM-5.0, whole genome shotgun sequence genome:
- the LOC100193164 gene encoding calcium ion binding protein: MGGIISGDSPRHSSPASKLEKKMVDAMQQRALKGTSVKSFNSVIMKFPKIDESLRNCRTIFQEFDEDSNGEIDQLELKRCFQNLGIESTDEEIKDLFEACDIYEHMGMKFNEFIVFLCLVYLLNDPAVSEARKRMGLGNLEPTFETLVESFVFLDKNKDGYVSKSEMIQAINETIGGERSSGRIGMRRFEEMDWDKNGTVTFKEFLFAFTRWVGIDNEDDDDEDKEE; this comes from the exons ATGGGAGGTATAATTAGTGGGGACTCGCCTAGGCACAGCTCACCAGCATCGAAGTTAGAGAAAAAGATGGTTGACGCTATGCAACAGAGGGCATTAAAAGGAACCTCTGTGAAATCATTCAATAGTGTCATCATGAAATTTCCTAAAATCGACGAGAGTTTGAGAAACTGCAGGACTATCTTCCAGGAATTTG ATGAAGATTCCAATGGTGAAATAGATCAACTGGAACTCAAGCGTTGTTTCCAAAATTTGGGTATCGAATCAACTGATGAGGAGATAAAAGATCTTTTTGAGGCATGTGACATATATGAACATATGGGCATGAAGTTCAACGAGTTTATTGTCTTCCTGTGCCTTGTTTATCTTCTAAATGACCCTGCAGTGTCTGAAGCA AGAAAAAGAATGGGGTTAGGGAACCTTGAACCAACATTTGAAACATTGGTTGAGTCATTTGTCTTCTTGGACAAGAACAAAGATGGATATGTCAGTAAGAGTGAGATGATACAGGCAATAAATGAGACCATTGGAGGAGAGCGCTCTTCAGGGCGCATAGGCATGAGAAGATTTG AGGAAATGGATTGGGACAAGAATGGCACAGTGACCTTCAAGGAATTCCTTTTTGCTTTTACTCGCTGGGTGGGGATCGATAATGAagacgatgatgatgaagataaagaAGAATGA